In Streptomyces puniciscabiei, a single genomic region encodes these proteins:
- a CDS encoding DUF5324 family protein yields MTRIDSVRAATGSAKDSVLHAAEVVAPYADTAKERAALYAQEARVRLAPVVSQAAEQARVQYDARLAPRLEQARAHVPQKVDLAAQEAAIRARKAARQAAEYSRPRIEQAVAATAPVREEAAARGAAALAALRGQVPAEEIQKLARRHERRSRAGRTVKALALLAVLAGGAFAAWKWWDKQANPDWLVEPPAATEVPESGARISSVDGTSPLDPEVQAKQAEEDAANEDDQQ; encoded by the coding sequence GTGACCCGCATCGACAGCGTGCGCGCCGCGACCGGCTCGGCGAAGGACAGCGTGCTGCACGCCGCGGAAGTGGTGGCGCCTTACGCCGACACGGCCAAGGAGCGTGCCGCGCTCTACGCGCAAGAGGCACGCGTACGGCTGGCGCCCGTGGTGTCGCAGGCCGCAGAACAGGCCCGCGTGCAGTACGACGCCCGGCTCGCCCCGCGCCTGGAGCAGGCTCGTGCGCATGTGCCGCAGAAGGTGGACCTGGCGGCGCAGGAGGCAGCGATCCGCGCGCGTAAGGCTGCCCGGCAGGCCGCCGAGTACTCGCGCCCGAGGATCGAGCAGGCCGTGGCCGCGACCGCCCCGGTCCGCGAGGAGGCCGCCGCGCGTGGCGCAGCGGCCCTGGCCGCATTGCGTGGCCAGGTCCCGGCGGAGGAGATCCAGAAGCTGGCCCGGCGGCACGAGCGTCGGTCCAGGGCCGGCCGGACCGTGAAGGCGCTGGCGCTGCTGGCCGTGCTGGCCGGTGGGGCCTTCGCCGCCTGGAAGTGGTGGGACAAGCAGGCCAACCCCGACTGGCTGGTCGAGCCGCCGGCCGCGACGGAGGTACCGGAGTCCGGCGCCCGGATCAGCTCGGTGGACGGCACCTCGCCTCTGGATCCCGAGGTCCAGGCGAAGCAGGCCGAGGAGGACGCCGCGAACGAGGACGACCAGCAGTAG
- a CDS encoding helix-turn-helix domain-containing protein, which translates to MDAAQQEATARARELQRNWYGEPLGALFRKLIDDLGLNQARLAAVLGLSAPMLSQLMSGQRAKIGNPAVVQRVQLLQELAAQVADGSVSAAEATERMDEIKKSQGGSVLNNTTQTTSGSGAPTVKRVVREIQSLLRSVAAAGDIIDAADSLAPTHPELAEFLRVYGAGRTSDAVAHYQSHQN; encoded by the coding sequence ATGGACGCCGCACAGCAGGAAGCCACCGCGAGAGCGCGGGAGCTGCAGCGGAACTGGTACGGGGAGCCGTTGGGGGCGCTCTTCCGTAAGCTCATCGACGATCTCGGGCTCAACCAGGCCCGTCTCGCGGCGGTCCTCGGGCTGTCCGCTCCCATGCTCTCGCAGTTGATGAGCGGCCAGCGCGCGAAGATCGGCAATCCTGCCGTGGTCCAGCGGGTGCAGCTGCTGCAGGAGCTGGCGGCGCAGGTCGCGGACGGCAGTGTGAGCGCGGCCGAGGCGACCGAGCGCATGGACGAGATCAAGAAGTCCCAGGGGGGCTCTGTGCTCAACAACACCACCCAGACCACCAGCGGTTCGGGGGCGCCGACGGTCAAGCGGGTGGTCCGCGAGATCCAGTCGCTGCTGCGCTCGGTGGCCGCCGCGGGCGACATCATCGACGCCGCGGACAGCCTCGCGCCGACCCATCCCGAGCTGGCGGAGTTCCTCCGCGTCTACGGCGCCGGCCGCACCTCCGACGCCGTCGCGCACTACCAGTCCCACCAGAACTAG
- a CDS encoding serine/threonine-protein kinase, protein MGEVFAGRYELADPIGRGGVGAVWRAWDHRRRRYVAAKVLQQRDAHSLLRFVREQALRIDHPHVLAPASWAADDDKVLFTMDLVAGGSLVHLVGDYGPLPPAFVCTLLDQLLSGLAAVHAEGVIHRDIKPANVLLEATGTGRPRLRLSDFGIAMRLGEPRLTETNLVVGTPGYLAPEQILGAEPDFPADLFAVGLVALYLLEGAKPDAKALVQYFLDNGTPDPPKGIPEPLWQVVATLLQPDPAARFRTATGARKALAAAAELLPAPEPDDELIEIFDQLGPLPPGFGPEGPLRRASGVAVELAEDTDTSPGAAGGAGAAGGAGAAGGGVGGTDSGADTGTGSLSDTGSFRLPPPLDSPASAQDPQAPAQDPRSFEPYSPQAAQLQTPSLPSPPSHLPFHGPYAGPPSSSTRARHDPQAPHAPWASVPSPGATAGQRGDASTASYTAQDAQVPAPAQPVPGGPGRAARRSRRARRPGPPARVAVPMLLLALACYAVGFWALTRV, encoded by the coding sequence ATGGGTGAGGTGTTCGCCGGCCGGTACGAGCTGGCCGACCCGATCGGGCGCGGGGGCGTGGGCGCGGTATGGCGTGCCTGGGACCACCGCCGACGGCGCTATGTGGCGGCCAAGGTGCTCCAGCAGCGCGACGCCCACTCCCTGCTGCGCTTCGTACGGGAGCAGGCCCTGCGGATCGATCACCCCCATGTCCTCGCGCCGGCCAGCTGGGCCGCCGACGACGACAAGGTGCTCTTCACCATGGACCTGGTGGCCGGCGGCTCCCTGGTCCACCTCGTCGGCGACTACGGCCCCCTGCCGCCGGCGTTCGTGTGCACCCTGCTCGACCAGCTCCTGTCGGGTCTGGCCGCCGTGCACGCCGAGGGCGTCATCCACCGGGACATCAAGCCCGCCAACGTCCTGCTGGAGGCCACCGGGACCGGCAGGCCGCGGCTGCGGCTGTCCGACTTCGGCATCGCCATGCGGCTCGGCGAGCCCCGTCTGACGGAGACCAACCTCGTGGTGGGGACGCCGGGTTATCTCGCCCCCGAGCAGATACTCGGCGCCGAACCCGACTTTCCCGCCGACCTGTTCGCCGTGGGCCTGGTCGCCCTGTATCTGCTCGAGGGCGCCAAGCCTGACGCCAAGGCGCTCGTGCAGTACTTCCTGGACAACGGGACACCCGACCCGCCCAAGGGCATCCCGGAACCGCTCTGGCAGGTCGTGGCCACACTGCTCCAGCCCGACCCGGCCGCGCGCTTCCGCACCGCCACGGGTGCCCGCAAGGCGCTCGCCGCCGCGGCGGAGCTGCTGCCGGCGCCCGAACCGGACGACGAGCTGATCGAGATCTTCGACCAACTCGGCCCGCTGCCGCCGGGGTTCGGCCCCGAAGGTCCCCTCAGGAGGGCCTCGGGAGTCGCCGTGGAACTGGCCGAGGACACGGACACGAGCCCCGGCGCCGCGGGGGGTGCCGGTGCCGCGGGGGGCGCCGGTGCCGCCGGCGGGGGCGTCGGCGGTACGGATTCGGGCGCCGACACGGGCACCGGCTCCCTCTCGGACACCGGCAGTTTCCGTCTGCCGCCGCCGCTGGATTCCCCCGCCTCCGCCCAGGATCCGCAGGCCCCCGCCCAGGATCCGCGGTCCTTCGAGCCGTACTCCCCGCAGGCCGCACAGCTCCAGACCCCCTCACTCCCTTCTCCCCCCTCTCACCTTCCCTTTCACGGGCCGTACGCGGGCCCCCCGAGCAGCAGCACCCGCGCTCGGCACGATCCCCAAGCCCCGCACGCGCCGTGGGCGTCCGTGCCGTCTCCCGGTGCGACGGCGGGGCAGCGGGGTGATGCCTCCACCGCTTCGTACACCGCTCAGGACGCGCAGGTTCCCGCTCCGGCTCAGCCGGTCCCGGGCGGGCCAGGGCGCGCGGCGCGCCGGTCCAGACGGGCACGGCGGCCCGGGCCGCCGGCCAGGGTCGCGGTCCCGATGCTGTTGCTGGCGCTGGCCTGCTACGCCGTGGGTTTCTGGGCGTTGACCCGCGTCTGA
- a CDS encoding DLW-39 family protein encodes MKKLLLVALAAIGGLLVYRQIQADRAEQDLWTEATDSVPTGS; translated from the coding sequence GTGAAGAAGCTGCTCCTGGTCGCACTGGCCGCCATCGGCGGGCTCCTCGTGTACCGCCAGATCCAGGCGGATCGCGCCGAGCAGGATCTGTGGACGGAGGCGACTGACTCCGTGCCCACGGGTTCGTGA
- a CDS encoding DUF6344 domain-containing protein yields the protein MAQNKVMKMWTAIVTAFLALCTALGLVTTTTATTAAAAPKNEGPSTGTAHRTIPTVPTIPAPRHWSRSHASALPPTMKQRIRAEAHGKSPRCRHRPLTDTQSDTATTPEGPSAATLDC from the coding sequence ATGGCCCAGAACAAGGTCATGAAGATGTGGACCGCAATCGTCACCGCCTTCCTCGCGCTGTGCACGGCGCTCGGACTCGTCACCACGACGACCGCCACGACCGCGGCGGCCGCTCCCAAGAACGAGGGCCCCAGCACCGGCACCGCGCACCGGACCATCCCGACGGTCCCGACGATCCCAGCGCCACGTCACTGGTCACGTTCCCACGCCAGTGCCCTGCCCCCCACGATGAAGCAGCGCATCCGGGCCGAGGCCCACGGAAAGTCCCCCCGTTGCCGGCACCGCCCCCTCACCGACACCCAGTCGGACACCGCGACCACTCCTGAAGGTCCCTCGGCGGCCACGCTCGACTGCTGA
- a CDS encoding glycosyltransferase family 2 protein — MTRRVTVVTAVHGPSARFLPDAYASLCEQRLPGGWEWEWVIQQDGTTDEVRPYVPDDTRVSFGQGRPGGPGVARTIALARAGGAYVKVLDADDRLTPGALSRDMAVLEAHRTVGWTTSRALDLLPDGSTVGFPGDPDDGPLERGVVLDHWKRNDFRAPVHPATLCVRRELLVALGGWMALPASEDTGLLLALDAVSRGWFSAEVGLLYRKWEGQVTGQASHVDPVERTARMAVAEARARALADFKWSYPAGPAGTSSTA; from the coding sequence GTGACCCGGCGCGTCACCGTTGTCACCGCTGTCCACGGCCCGTCCGCGCGGTTCCTGCCGGACGCCTACGCGTCCCTGTGCGAGCAGCGGCTTCCCGGTGGCTGGGAGTGGGAGTGGGTGATCCAGCAGGACGGCACGACGGACGAGGTCCGCCCGTACGTCCCCGACGACACGCGGGTGAGCTTCGGCCAGGGCCGGCCCGGCGGGCCCGGAGTGGCCCGCACGATCGCGCTCGCGCGCGCCGGGGGCGCGTATGTGAAGGTCCTGGACGCCGACGACCGGCTCACGCCGGGCGCGCTGTCCCGCGACATGGCCGTGCTGGAGGCACACCGCACCGTCGGCTGGACGACCTCCCGGGCCCTCGACCTGCTGCCGGACGGTTCGACGGTGGGCTTCCCCGGCGATCCGGACGACGGCCCGCTGGAGCGCGGCGTCGTGCTCGACCACTGGAAGCGGAACGACTTCCGCGCCCCGGTCCACCCGGCGACCCTGTGCGTCCGGCGCGAGCTGCTCGTCGCGCTCGGCGGCTGGATGGCCCTGCCGGCGTCCGAGGACACGGGCCTGCTGCTGGCGCTGGACGCGGTGAGCCGCGGCTGGTTCTCGGCGGAGGTCGGCCTGCTGTACCGCAAGTGGGAGGGCCAGGTCACGGGCCAGGCGTCCCACGTCGACCCCGTCGAGCGCACGGCCCGGATGGCGGTCGCCGAGGCCCGGGCTCGCGCGCTGGCCGACTTCAAGTGGTCCTACCCGGCCGGGCCCGCCGGCACGTCGTCCACCGCGTGA
- a CDS encoding ferredoxin has translation MKVSVDRSLCYGSAECAHRVPAVFAFEDGYGVVRPGREGAAGDPQVQEAAEKCPSQAIRLTE, from the coding sequence ATGAAGGTCTCCGTCGACCGCTCCCTGTGCTACGGCTCCGCCGAGTGCGCGCACCGGGTGCCGGCCGTGTTCGCGTTCGAGGACGGCTACGGCGTCGTACGGCCCGGCCGGGAGGGGGCCGCCGGCGACCCGCAGGTCCAGGAGGCGGCCGAGAAGTGCCCCTCGCAGGCGATCAGGCTCACGGAGTAG
- a CDS encoding WD40 repeat domain-containing protein translates to MRGEVRGGTLSSDSGARTAFAERLALLYKEAGNPPLKSVAEAVVRLQRVDERGRPVRVSAQRISDWRRAKNVPAQFTALAAVLHILIPEARRLRPAPVSTGLYDLAHWQRLWERALADPVGDRPMPPAEENREPPVQAPPVTGGVCPYRGLAPYRQEDARWFFGRERSTSALIAQLRAAERTGGLVMLVGASGAGKSSLLNAGLVPAVRGGALRDGRGTGMPHTSARTLQETADCVLHLVPGADPLGELVRRIPDLGTVAADARRAEQEATRNPVVPGSDSPQVARAVHEAVSEWARREASQECRTVIVVDQFEEAFTLCSDEADRRTFIQLLHAACTPPAGSDEPAPVLVVLGIRADFYEQCLGYPELADALQHRHMVLGPLTSTELREAVTGPAKAVGLELEAGLAELIVREVSADGPRGAHDAGVLPLLSHALLATWQRRKAGRLTLAGYRAAGGIQGAVAATAERAWSGLDPAARSAARLLLLRLVRLGEDTQATRRRGTRRQLAEESADPGKTEESLEALVQARLVTLDADTVEITHEALLHAWPRLRNWIDDDRGDQLLRQRLEEDGRAWEDSGRDSSLLYRGSRLEQARTWARSAGDTYLTRSAVEFLAAAVRLRKRSVWLSRAAVAALVVLALVAGGSAVIAWQQRDDAVFEQVLAEADRVQSTDPSLAAEIDLVAHHLRPDDEGTYSRLISIVNAPLAIPLSGHTGAVYLTSFSPDGRTLATASYDRTVRLWNVADPRRPTPLGRPLTGHTSWVSSAVFSPDGHILASAGDDGTIRLWDVTDPAQPKRLGKPLAGHLGTIYLIAFSPDGRTLASAGEDHTIRLWNVADPHRPSALGALRGHSAAVRSVAFSPDGRTLAAGGDDDTILLWNVADPRRPRPYRTVLKGHTDLVHSVAFSPDGHTLASGSADDTVRLWNVTDPAHPSALGTPLAGHTGPIWSVAFSPDGSNLAAASADSTASLWNVSDPSSPSQVGEPFAGSSGEMYALGFSPDGRTLATGSGDGKVRLWSLPTSDIVGRTGAFRPDGRVLGTAARDGRLRLWNVTRPDRPVLLSKPFMRGDAGHRSLRFSPDGRLLAVLTYDHTVYLWKVGDPSHPVVAGSPIALRTRFAGPATLAFSPDGRTLATAYDDTTVQLWDVTDPAHPAALGKPLTGHRGYVNAITFSPDGRTLASGSADSTVRLWNVTDPAHPSALGRLTDHSGPVNALAFSPDGHVLASGSDDDTVRLWNVTDPASATALGAPLTGHTEAVKLLTFSPDGHVLASGGNDNTVRLWNVTDPAAATPIGQSMSPNARSGTFLSFSRTSNVLGLSSGTDTVRLWNLDPAAAIEHICSVTRGVLTPQKWHEYLPRLSYDPPCGN, encoded by the coding sequence ATGCGGGGGGAAGTAAGGGGTGGGACCTTGAGTTCCGACTCAGGGGCACGCACAGCTTTCGCCGAGCGCCTTGCGCTGCTGTACAAGGAGGCTGGAAACCCTCCCCTCAAGAGCGTCGCCGAGGCGGTCGTACGGCTGCAGCGGGTCGACGAGCGCGGCCGGCCCGTGCGGGTGTCCGCGCAGCGGATCAGCGACTGGCGCCGGGCCAAGAACGTGCCGGCCCAGTTCACGGCCCTCGCGGCGGTGCTGCACATCCTGATACCGGAGGCACGTCGGCTGCGGCCCGCGCCGGTGTCCACGGGCCTGTACGACCTCGCGCACTGGCAGCGGCTGTGGGAGCGGGCGCTGGCCGACCCGGTGGGCGACCGGCCGATGCCGCCCGCCGAGGAGAACCGGGAGCCCCCCGTCCAGGCCCCGCCCGTCACCGGAGGCGTCTGCCCGTACCGGGGCCTCGCGCCCTACCGGCAGGAGGACGCCCGGTGGTTCTTCGGCCGGGAACGGAGCACGAGCGCGCTCATCGCCCAGCTCCGCGCCGCCGAGCGGACCGGCGGTCTGGTGATGCTGGTCGGCGCCTCAGGAGCGGGGAAGTCCTCCCTGCTGAACGCCGGCCTGGTGCCCGCCGTACGCGGCGGCGCGCTGCGCGACGGACGCGGCACCGGTATGCCGCACACGAGCGCCCGGACTCTGCAGGAAACCGCCGACTGCGTCCTGCACCTCGTCCCCGGCGCCGACCCCCTCGGTGAGCTGGTTCGCCGTATCCCCGATCTCGGAACGGTCGCCGCCGACGCGCGCCGGGCCGAGCAGGAGGCCACGCGGAATCCGGTGGTTCCCGGCTCCGACTCCCCCCAGGTGGCCCGGGCGGTCCACGAGGCCGTGTCCGAGTGGGCCCGCCGCGAGGCGTCCCAGGAGTGCCGCACCGTCATCGTCGTGGACCAGTTCGAGGAAGCCTTCACCCTCTGCTCCGACGAGGCGGACCGGCGTACGTTCATCCAGCTGCTGCACGCCGCCTGCACCCCGCCCGCCGGCTCGGACGAGCCCGCCCCGGTGCTCGTCGTCCTCGGTATCCGCGCCGACTTCTACGAGCAGTGCCTCGGCTACCCGGAACTGGCCGACGCCCTCCAGCACCGCCACATGGTGCTCGGCCCGCTGACCAGCACCGAGCTGCGCGAGGCCGTGACCGGCCCGGCCAAGGCGGTGGGTCTGGAACTGGAGGCGGGGCTCGCCGAGCTGATCGTCCGCGAGGTCAGCGCCGACGGGCCGCGCGGGGCACACGACGCGGGCGTGCTGCCGCTGCTCTCGCACGCCCTGCTCGCCACCTGGCAGCGTCGCAAGGCCGGACGGCTGACGCTGGCCGGCTACCGCGCGGCGGGCGGGATCCAGGGAGCGGTCGCGGCGACCGCCGAGCGTGCCTGGTCGGGGCTGGACCCCGCGGCCCGCAGCGCCGCGCGGCTGCTCCTGCTGCGCCTGGTCAGGCTCGGCGAGGACACCCAGGCAACGCGGCGGCGCGGCACCCGGCGGCAGCTGGCGGAGGAGTCGGCGGACCCCGGCAAGACCGAGGAGTCCTTGGAGGCCCTCGTACAAGCCCGGCTGGTGACGCTGGACGCGGACACCGTGGAGATCACCCATGAGGCGCTGCTCCACGCCTGGCCCCGGCTGCGGAACTGGATCGACGACGACCGGGGTGACCAGCTGCTGCGCCAGCGGCTGGAGGAGGACGGCCGGGCCTGGGAGGACTCAGGCCGGGACAGCTCGCTGCTCTACCGGGGCTCCCGGCTGGAGCAGGCCCGCACCTGGGCGCGGTCGGCCGGGGACACGTATCTGACCCGCAGCGCGGTGGAGTTCCTGGCCGCGGCGGTCCGGCTGCGCAAGCGCTCGGTGTGGCTGAGCCGGGCCGCGGTGGCGGCGCTGGTGGTGCTGGCCCTGGTCGCGGGCGGGTCGGCCGTGATCGCCTGGCAGCAGCGGGACGACGCGGTCTTCGAGCAGGTGCTCGCCGAGGCCGACCGGGTCCAGAGCACGGATCCGTCCCTGGCCGCCGAGATCGACCTGGTCGCCCACCATCTGCGCCCGGACGACGAGGGCACCTACAGCAGGCTGATCTCGATCGTGAACGCGCCGCTGGCCATCCCCCTGTCCGGCCACACCGGGGCGGTCTACCTCACCTCCTTCAGCCCCGACGGCAGAACGCTGGCCACGGCCAGCTACGACCGCACCGTCCGGCTGTGGAACGTGGCCGACCCGCGCCGGCCCACGCCGCTCGGCAGGCCGCTGACCGGCCACACCAGCTGGGTGAGCAGCGCGGTCTTCAGCCCGGACGGGCACATCCTCGCCAGCGCGGGGGACGACGGGACGATCCGTTTGTGGGACGTCACCGACCCCGCTCAGCCGAAGCGGCTCGGCAAGCCGCTCGCCGGCCACCTGGGCACGATCTACCTGATCGCCTTCAGCCCGGACGGACGCACACTGGCCTCGGCCGGCGAGGACCACACGATACGGCTGTGGAACGTGGCCGACCCGCACCGGCCGAGTGCGCTCGGCGCCCTGCGCGGGCACAGCGCCGCGGTGCGCAGCGTCGCGTTCAGCCCCGACGGGCGCACCCTCGCGGCGGGCGGTGACGACGACACGATCCTGCTGTGGAACGTGGCCGACCCGCGCCGGCCGAGGCCGTACCGCACCGTGCTGAAGGGCCACACGGACCTCGTGCACTCGGTGGCGTTCAGCCCCGACGGGCACACCCTCGCCTCCGGCAGCGCCGACGACACGGTCCGGCTGTGGAACGTCACCGACCCCGCCCACCCTTCCGCGCTCGGCACACCGCTGGCCGGGCACACCGGGCCGATCTGGTCGGTGGCCTTCAGCCCGGACGGCAGCAATCTGGCCGCCGCGAGCGCGGACAGCACGGCGAGCCTGTGGAACGTCAGCGACCCCTCGTCCCCGTCGCAGGTCGGAGAGCCGTTCGCCGGCAGCAGCGGGGAGATGTACGCGCTGGGCTTCAGCCCCGACGGGCGCACCCTCGCCACCGGCAGCGGCGACGGCAAGGTACGCCTGTGGTCGCTGCCGACCTCGGACATCGTCGGCCGCACCGGCGCGTTCCGGCCGGACGGGCGGGTACTGGGCACGGCGGCGCGGGACGGCAGGCTCCGGCTGTGGAACGTAACGCGGCCCGACCGGCCGGTGCTGCTGAGCAAGCCGTTCATGCGGGGAGACGCCGGCCATCGCTCGCTGCGGTTCTCCCCCGACGGCCGCCTCCTCGCCGTCCTCACCTACGACCACACGGTGTATCTGTGGAAGGTCGGCGATCCGTCGCACCCGGTGGTCGCCGGATCGCCCATCGCCCTGCGGACGCGCTTCGCGGGGCCGGCCACGCTCGCCTTCAGCCCGGACGGCCGTACCCTGGCCACCGCCTACGACGACACCACCGTCCAGTTGTGGGACGTCACCGACCCCGCGCACCCCGCCGCGCTCGGCAAGCCGCTCACGGGCCACCGGGGCTACGTCAACGCGATCACCTTCAGCCCTGACGGGCGGACCCTCGCCTCCGGCAGCGCGGACAGCACGGTCCGCCTCTGGAACGTCACCGACCCGGCCCACCCGTCCGCGCTCGGTCGGCTCACGGACCACTCCGGACCGGTCAACGCGCTCGCTTTCAGCCCGGACGGGCATGTTCTGGCCAGCGGCAGCGACGACGACACGGTCCGGCTGTGGAACGTCACCGACCCCGCCTCGGCGACCGCGCTCGGTGCGCCGCTCACCGGCCACACCGAGGCCGTCAAGCTGTTGACGTTCAGCCCGGACGGGCACGTTCTGGCCAGCGGCGGCAACGACAACACCGTCCGGCTGTGGAACGTCACCGACCCCGCCGCGGCGACCCCCATCGGCCAGTCGATGAGCCCCAACGCCAGGTCGGGCACCTTCCTGTCGTTCAGCCGCACGAGCAACGTCCTCGGCCTCTCCAGCGGCACGGACACGGTCCGCCTGTGGAACCTGGACCCCGCCGCGGCGATCGAGCACATCTGCTCGGTCACCCGGGGCGTGCTGACCCCGCAGAAGTGGCACGAGTACCTGCCCCGCCTCTCCTACGACCCCCCGTGCGGTAACTGA